A genomic region of Mus musculus strain C57BL/6J chromosome 7, GRCm38.p6 C57BL/6J contains the following coding sequences:
- the Gm5114 gene encoding uncharacterized protein LOC330513: MSENLQSSPFFGTESTLHPSLPLLSNSIQPAGTVCNFSRVSTPDVSSAWLLPSASSTSLQPLMGNAYLNPHAGTTMLTVLTEQGQISTSAPSYPGALKWDCTGSTHRREDALQDFNMTLIDQDTTLSSLAVTNQCDKILDPNVIVPFYPTLPASFVQVTPPQMLSQEYSLAPSYQEGSQVYYYEHNNLGPLITGEFGQCLQPHGSVSYPGSQTSVLQPEKVMVLQEIQPRNIQIPLFTSAFSYSTSAQSMPDNGLPVVQMEMSLGLPPSGQTHCQLQSPELCNTSVQVSQIRPPAVNGDRALTAPIHSPSQFLALCPAPSLEQSENKTMPEIKEGTKENQDTPILTLEHPDLQQPLHCTDTESLRQKPDSDNAHLGCIYMGPKELVGLEKEIGSSFDFKDITRFGADIQLPQLLNTLTDIDQDQSCENWRVTSGPSDQVRKNKHKSFELLEGDPQAKIQHWDLVEGEGAVGVAGASDRAIDNMAKHPEGKDPKVPPSKNRRARKQRQERPSVPENTSKKTEELKQSRNRVKAEEKPTIPKTKRKRNPPELSQNSFKKPRSNLAMHMLESVQVFHPLGKKIEKKTGISSFGGLRTSTNNKDPGPSSVTTTVLNMPGEGQGPPKSPGKLQRAESSVDKDCLSPSQYELPPAGKVKLVPLPFPTLDKPQSRPASRKPLSLALRRPTTVYPVQPHSHSAQPTTLRPAQPPPVSSSLIASAKPAPPISSSATGPNVTNPNQSSAVNQLATSRPVPYRASSHTSFQRELVSAARNKVPSPPKPQTQYLLHDFSRQPIPWKKVDILGPVVSQPITKEQRPEREAMKRRAQQERENAVKNPSTGKLQIFLQRERDMEISQYYGYAM, from the exons ATGTCAG AAAATCTCCAAAGTTCACCTTTCTTTGGGACAGAAAGCACTCTGcacccttctctgcctctgctgagcAACTCCATACAGCCTGCAGGAACGGTGTGCAACTTTTCTAGGGTCTCCACCCCAGATGTGAGTTCAGCATGGCTTCTACCATCAGCATCCAGCACTTCTCTCCAGCCGCTCATGGGTAATGCCTATCTTAACCCACATGCTGGCACAACCATGCTGACAGTGCTAACAGAGCAGGGCCAGATTTCCACCTCAGCACCCTCCTATCCAGGTGCTCTCAAGTGGGATTGCACTGGAAGCACACATAGGAGGGAAGATGCACTCCAGGACTTCAATATGACCCTCATTGACCAGGACACTACACTCTCCTCCCTGGCTGTGACAAACCAGTGTGATAAAATTTTAGATCCCAATGTCATAGTTCCTTTTTATCCAACACTGCCTGCCAGCTTTGTCCAGGTCACACCACCGCAGATGCTAAGTCAAGAATACAGCCTGGCACCTTCCTACCAGGAAGGCAGCCAGGTCTATTACTATGAGCACAACAACCTGGGCCCTCTGATAACTGGAGAATTTGGGCAGTGTTTACAGCCCCATGGCTCTGTGTCTTACCCTGGGAGTCAGACCTCTGTGCTCCAACCAGAGAAGGTGATGGTGCTACAGGAGATTCAGCCAAGGAATATCCAAATACCACTTTTTACCTCTGCCTTCTcctattccacatctgctcagtcCATGCCAGACAACGGTCTTCCCG TGGTTCAAATGGAGATGTCCCTGGGATTGCCACCTTCAGGCCAGACACACTGTCAGCTGCAGAGTCCAGAACTCTGCAACACCAGTGTCCAGGTTTCCCAGATAAGGCCACCAGCTGTCAACGGGGACAGGGCATTAACAGCCCCCATCCACAGTCCTTCACAGTTCCTAGCCTTGTGTCCAGCTCCAAGCCTGGAACAATCAGAGAACAAAACCATGCCTGAGATAAAAGAGGgcacaaaagaaaaccaagacacaCCAATCCTGACTTTGGAACACCCTGACTTGCAGCAGCCTCTGCACTGCACTGACACTGAGAGCCTCAGGCAGAAGCCTGATTCTGATAATGCCCATTTGGGATGCATCTACATGGGTCCGAAAGAGCTTGTGGGGCTAGAGAAGGAGATTGGATCCAGCTTCGACTTTAAAGACATCACTAGGTTTGGGGCAGACATTCAACTTCCCCAACTCctaaacaccctcacagacatagACCAAGATCAGTCCTGTGAAAACTGGAGAGTCACCAGTGGTCCCTCTGACCAGGTGAGGAAGAACAAACATAAATCCTTTGAGTTGCTTGAGGGGGATCCTCAGGCCAAAATCCAGCACTGGGACCTGGTGGAGGGAGAAGGGGCTGTGGGTGTTGCTGGGGCCAGTGACAGGGCTATTGACAACATGGCAAAGCACCCAGAGGGCAAAGATCCCAAAGTGCCCCCCAGCAAGAACAGAAGAGCTAGAAAACAGCGGCAAGAAAGACCAAGTGTACCAGAGAACACATCCAAGAAAACAGAGGAGCTTAAGCAGTCAAGGAACAGAGTCAAAGCAGAAGAGAAGCCCACCATCCCCAAGACCAAGAGGAAGAGGAACCCACCTGAGCTCAGTCAAAACAGCTTCAAGAAGCCTCGATCCAACCTAGCAATGCACATGCTGGAGTCCGTGCAGGTCTTCCACCCACTCGGGAAGAAGATTGAGAAGAAAACTGGCATCTCTTCCTTCGGGGGTCTGCGAACCTCCACCAACAACAAAGATCCAGGCCCAAGCTCAGTTACTACAACAGTGTTAAACATGCCAGGTGAGGGCCAGGGTCCTCCCAAAAGCCCAGGGAAgcttcagagagcagagagcagtgtTGACAAAGATTGTCTATCTCCATCCCAGTATGAGCTGCCCCCAGCTGGAAAGGTCAAGTTAGTTCCTCTGCCTTTTCCAACTCTGGACAAGCCTCAATCCAGACCTGCTTCTAGAAAGCCCCTTTCCCTGGCTTTACGCAGGCCCACTACAGTTTACCCTGTGCAGCCTCACTCTCACTCAGCTCAACCTACCACTCTCAGGCCAGCCCAACCACCTCCTGTGAGCTCATCTTTGATAGCCTCTGCCAAGCCAGCTCCTCCAATTTCCTCCAGTGCCACTGGACCTAATGTAACCAACCCCAACCAGTCTAGTGCTGTGAACCAGTTGGCCACCTCGAGGCCTGTACCCTACAGAGCTTCATCTCacacatcattccagagagagCTTGTTTCTGCTGCCAGGAACAAGGTACCATCACCTCCCAAACCTCAAACCCAATATCTGTTGCATGACTTCAGCCGCCAGCCCATTCCATGGAAGAAAGTCGACATTCTGGGACCAGTTGTGTCACAACCCATCACAAaagagcagaggccagagagggaggcCATGAAGAGGCGTGCTCAACAAGAGCGTGAGAATGCTGTCAAGAACCCCTCTACTGGGAAACTGCAGATTTTCCTTCAGAGGGAGAGGGATATGGAAATTTCTCAATATTATGGCTATGCAATGTAA